The Podospora bellae-mahoneyi strain CBS 112042 chromosome 7, whole genome shotgun sequence genome includes a window with the following:
- the RIM1 gene encoding ssDNA-binding protein, mitochondrial (EggNog:ENOG503P5Q2; BUSCO:EOG09265JNA; COG:L) gives MSAFLRSVSRAAARPQVAAARAFSSTPQRPYAKITIVGNLADTPDLHSSNSGKEYLRYAVASNSGSGENRKTSWFNITVFPTSTNARDFYLSLEKGTMVLVEGQASIDTYEDAEGKPVRTLGIVQRALEVLRRPANRDAPAEE, from the exons ATGTCTGCCTTCCTCCGCTCCGTCTCCCGCGCTGCCGCCCGCCCCCAGGTGGCTGCTGCCCgtgccttctcctccaccccccagcGCCCCTATGCCAAAATCACCATCGTCGGCAACCTCGCCGACACCCCCGACCTCCACTCCAGCAACAGCGGCAAAGAGTACCTCCGCTACGCCGTAGCCTCCAACAGCGGGTCTGGCGAGAACAGGAAGACCAGCTGGTTCAACATCACCGTCttccccaccagcaccaacgcCCGTGATTTCTACCTGTCTCTCGAGAAGGGGACCATGGTCTTGGTCGAGGGCCAGGCGTCTATCGACACGTAcgaggatgccgagggcAAGCCCGTCAGAACTTTGGGTATTGTGCAGC GCGCCCTTGAGGTTCTTCGCCGCCCCGCCAACCGCGATGCTCCGGCTGAGG
- the STE3 gene encoding a-factor receptor (EggNog:ENOG503NWB2; COG:S): MAPPTPEELATPGFNKWSLYGFTTTPEERIGPDEPYTYPSLQVNLFFRVFLGLVSLFITWVPARLLFRSGEFAGTVLCVITMILNFFAVVNALIWRDDNVEEWFDGYGWCDIQTYLKFALDTAFNICLFEIMRGLASKVAMNRATALTSKERRRNRIISAAVIFTVPVVQMILTYFVAVGRYNVSTLVGCGVYYFPNWVFLVFFILPTPIFSIGAAIMACLTFYRYRLIMRASNKVMQSRDSVAAARQSRVRKKLYFLTLTVIVVVLPLILIFFVRNLKVGSPWDLSYDFASFHYGPDPFNQWFVSFTTSEYMNFQQLSISFISEVTGILLFIPFGTTPEALNSYRRGLLFLGLGYIFPKLREEIPLYPSPSSSRGNSTSNSRASWWSSFLRPIRENASSFIASRRRSTTTTGMSNNSSRKGSILPTAEHHSNSTSSRSTSLLIKEKSTSSNNPWPDLTAEEIDHYNNPHFPSSSSTSTCPPAGQNPFLMATAIPLNATPLPSRLSTVLPKKKTTTSPIEEEKVVDVGSEDVAEPWDVGHQASNVEFDTQVWAGNPRSGSQLPLPSPARFQPVVTTITAGSGDGDLEAGEHQQQRRGVVRVETRIAHTLEPREEGEEQVVTVTTPTHAS, translated from the exons AtggcacccccaacaccagaGGAACTCGCCACGCCAGGCTTCAACAAATGGTCGCTCTATGGCTTCACAACAACCCCGGAAGAGAGGATCGGCCCCGACGAGCCCTACACCTACCCATCCCTCCAAGTGAACCTCTTCTTTCGCGTCTTCCTTGGcctcgtctccctcttcatcacctGGGTCCCAGCCCGTCTCCTCTTCCGCAGCGGCGAGTTCGCCGGCACCGTCCTCTGCGTCATCACCATGATCCTCAACTTCTTCGCCGTCGTCAATGCCCTCATCTGGCGAGACGACAACGTGGAGGAGTGGTTTGATGGCTACGGGTGGTGTGACATTCAGACATACCTCAAGTTTGCTCTCGACACGGCCTTCAACATCTGTCTCTTTGAGATCATGCGGGGATTGGCGAGCAAGGTGGCTATGAACAGAGCTACTGCCTTGACGTCCAAGGAGAGGAGACGCAACAGGATTATTTCGGCGGCGGTCATCTTTacggtgccggtggtgcaGATGATTCTCACCTACTTCGTCGCGGTGGGCCGGTATAATGTATCGACACTGGTCGGGTGTGGGGTTTACTACTTTCCGAATTGGGTCTTCTTGGTGTTTTTCATTTTGCCTACGCCGATATTCTCTATTGGGGCGGCCATCATGGCTT GCCTCACCTTTTACCGCTACCGCCTCATCATGCGCGCGTCCAACAAAGTGATGCAATCCCGCGACAGCGTCGCCGCCGCGCGCCAATCCCGCGTCCGCAAGAAGCTTTACTTTCTGACCCTcaccgtcatcgtcgtcgtcctcccgctcatcctcatctttTTCGTGAGAAACCTAAAGGTGGGGAGCCCATGGGACTTGTCTTATGACTTTGCCTCCTTCCACTATGGTCCCGACCCCTTCAACCAGTGGTTTGTCTCGTTCACCACATCAGAGTACATGAACTTTCAACAGCTGAGCATCAGCTTCATCTCCGAAGTCACGGGCATCCTGCTATTCATCCCCTTTGGCACCACCCCAGAGGCCCTCAACTCTTACCGCCGGggccttctcttccttggGTTGGGGTACATCTTCCCTAAGCTACGAGAAGAGATCCCGTTGTACCCCagcccctcctcttcaaggGGCAATTCGACCAGCAACTCAAGAGCATCATGGTGGtcctccttcctccgccCCATCCGCGAAAACGCATCCTCTTTCATCGCCTCCCGCCGCCGGTCGACGACCACGACGGGTATGTCCAACAACAGTTCAAGAAAGGGATCTATCCTCCCCACCGCGGAGCACCATAGCAATTCCACCTCTTCCCGGTCAACCTCTTTACTCATCAAGGAAAaaagcaccagcagcaacaacccctgGCCAGATCTAACAGCAGAGGAAATCGATCATTACAACAACCCGcactttccttcttcttcttccacttccacctgCCCCCCAGCGGGACAGAATCCTTTTCTGATGGCAACCGCCATACCACTCAACGCCACGCCCCTCCCATCTCGACTTTCTACCGTCCtcccaaagaaaaagaccaCCACTAGTCCCattgaagaggaaaaggtggtTGACGTTGGGAGCGAGGATGTAGCGGAGCCCTGGGACGTGGGGCATCAGGCTTCCAATGTTGAGTTTGATACACAGGTCTGGGCTGGGAACCCTAGGTCTGGGAGTCAATTGCCTTTGCCGAGTCCGGCGAGGTTTCAGCCTGTTGTGACGACGATTACTGCTGGtagtggggatggggatcttgaggctggggagcatcagcagcagaggaggggggtggtgagggttgagacGAGGATTGCGCATACCCTGGAGccgagagaggagggagaagaacAGGTCGTGACGGTTACGACGCCGACACATGCGAGTTAG
- the TPT1 gene encoding tRNA 2'-phosphotransferase (EggNog:ENOG503P117; COG:J), with amino-acid sequence MLTHLSPSLKTATRLTQLTTTLTSSLNPHFHFSPRSFTFTITPQMDDKADLIADQLSQTTPSSRGGGKRGGSRGREGRPGGRAVDLSRALSRLLRHQASNAGIDLDKEGYAPLDKVLSWGPLKSLKPTFPEILSAVKDSDKQRFALKPLHSSTSTSTDPKDWLIRANQGHSIKLDSDALLKPLSLTPDLSKGELPIPPTVVHGTFFAFWPLIKSTGGLKKMGRNHVHFSTGLPDDDEGVISGMRKDAELLIYIDVPKAMKEGNLKFWMSENGVVLTEGEDEEGVVSSKYFKEVVGRDGALVGVIWRDGEPMDGGDLPPGLKIRQPHGKGAGRGGKRGGRGRGGGQ; translated from the exons ATGCTCACACACCTCAGTCCATCCCTCAAAACCGCAACAAGACTCACCCAACTAACCACCACCCTAACCAGCTCACTCAACCCTCACTTTCACTTCTCACCCCGCTCATTCACCTTCACAATCACTCCCCAAATGGACGACAAAGCAGACCTCATCGCCGACCAActctcccaaaccaccccctcatcccgTGGCGGCGGTAAACGCGGCGGCagccgaggaagagaaggtCGTCCCGGAGGAAGAGCAGTAGACCTCTCCCGcgccctctcccgcctcctccggcacCAAGCCTCCAACGCCGGCATCGACCTCGACAAAGAAGGCTACGCCCCCCTAGATAAAGTC CTCTCCTGGGGCCCCCTCAAATCCCTCAAACCAACCTTTCCCGAAATCCTCTCCGCAGTCAAAGACTCGGACAAGCAACGCTTCGccctcaaacccctccactcctcaacctcaacatccaccGACCCAAAAGACTGGCTCATCCGAGCCAACCAAGGGCATTCCATCAAGCTCGACTCGGacgccctcctcaaacccctaTCTCTCACCCCAGACCTCTCAAAAGGCGAACTCCCCATCCCGCCCACCGTCGTCCACGgcaccttcttcgcctttTGGCCCCTCATCAAATCAACCGGCGGCCTCAAGAAAATGGGGAGGAACCACGTCCACTTCAGCACTGGACtccccgacgacgacgagggcgTCATTTCTGGGATGAGGAAGGATGCAGAGTTGTTAATCTACATTGACGTGCCAAAAGCAATGAAAGAAGGGAACCTAAAATTCTGGATGAGCGAGAACGGGGTTGTCCTCacagagggagaggatgaggagggggtagTGAGCTCAAAGTACTTTAAGGAGGTTGTCGGGCGGGATGGGGCGTTGGTGGGCGTTATCTGGAGGGATGGAGAGCCCATGGATGGGGGTGATTTACCTCCAGGGTTGAAGATCAGGCAGCCTCATGGCAAGggggctgggaggggagggaaacggggtgggagaggaaggggaggaggacagtAA
- the CPP1 gene encoding tyrosine/serine/threonine protein phosphatase (EggNog:ENOG503NY1Z; COG:V), translating to MPSAAPRRLYEDQIPSFMTVLDVENGIVDASNTVTVVDPKLVMEDTKLPRDSEPALRPGVLSSDSIHKHHDSTSTAESAESSPTTTVSCTDSSDLSDPSPSSSPDSPINLVPLRPFAPASFGGLHGLANLTINTSGRTLERPMTSPVPRRPKNMKGLSIQPPSLSSTEVSEASSPSFIKPKIPTTKRKPSQLSLKTSTSDLIARTTLEVPSSPSVSIGPILQRRALKHSTSSPHMLSGLKSATFGPAGGMTIPTVLERNETGLSSFLRPPKPAVAPGLGSTIQEEDSPIRTQIANRAAYEFEPFHEVENNEDQKTPGYPDGPIAIYSDNVYLYLEPTAEEASRFDVVINVAREVVNPFKPYASRKDSAASDGQTMSPVEPDTAVTNSSFATAFEYFPEGSSADTPTTPKAQSFKEPEYIHIPWDHNTDIGKDLMGLCETIERRTKDGKKVLVHCQQGASRSASLIIAYGLYQNPDLTVNDAYYAAQAKSRWISPNMRLMYCLQDFQKEVSSRKRLAVPSAGLKSRSGRSPLHRATLSADHIEAPPKEPLTAPLPSEDPASRSGSPERSPSRARGNSTPNRGEPISPGPSSAPSSFSWTEKEDESDPGKFGRFNIDSFLVPSQLDSGFASSDSSFARPPPSPGFVPPTISREPPSPGFGGSFTLSKPPPSPGFGSFSLSRPPPSPGFGSFAEPPKSPGFAPPSFASLTISKPPASQNLAPLDLSRPPMSPGFPPPDPFARPPASPGFGAHRFGASDGTFGFAPMTFAPPPSQPEKIKSENNFKLAPMTFAPPPKTVERKKSEATLAPINLTPPPKKLEKKSSQISLAPLKLSPAPKTLEKKRSMGTFGFAPLNIAPVVPPPVPPRDNILAMRGFPPNASDPTLSPRAEVMTNNPLHQALAVAAAQFAEVVQAPPTPADEALGLFSPRETMFPRDPFFPFGRPMQNEDPRSPPTLGETPIVRSIDEMI from the coding sequence ATGCCTTCAGCCGCGCCTCGCAGGCTGTATGAGGACCAAATACCCTCATTTATGACTGTTTTGGACGTGGAAAACGGAATTGTGGACGCCTCAAATACCGTCACAGTTGTTGACCCCAAGCTGGTCATGGAGGATACAAAACTGCCACGAGACTCGGAGCCGGCCCTGCGGCCCGGCGTCTTGTCTTCAGATTCCATTCACAAGCACCACGACAGCACATCCACCGCCGAATCTGCAGAGTCTtcgccaaccaccaccgtgTCTTGCACAGACTCTTCGGATCTTTCTGacccctcaccatcatcctcccctgaTTCTCCGATTAATCTTGTTCCTCTTCGGCCTTTTGCGCCTGCCTCTTTCGGTGGTCTCCATGGATTGGCTaacctcaccatcaacacctctGGCCGAACCTTGGAGCGGCCGATGACGTCGCCAGTTCCCCGGCGGCCAAAAAACATGAAGGGGCTTTCAATCCAGCCACCGTCACTATCCTCGACCGAAGTGTCTGAagcatcttctccctctttcaTCAAACCCAAAATTCCTACCACGAAGCGGAAGCCAAGTCAGCTCAGCCTCAAGACCAGCACCTCAGATCTCATTGCGCGCACAACACTCGAAGTTCCTAGCTCACCATCAGTTTCGATTGGTCCCATTCTGCAGCGCCGCGCTCTGAAGCATTCCACTTCGTCGCCACATATGCTCTCAGGCTTGAAGTCGGCCACATTTGGTCCCGCGGGAGGCATGACTATTCCAACAGTGCTGGAGAGAAATGAGACAGGATTGTCTTCTTTCCTGCGACCACCCAAGCCTGCCGTGGCACCTGGGTTAGGATCGACCATCCAGGAAGAAGATTCACCAATACGAACACAAATCGCCAACCGCGCCGCTTATGAGTTTGAGCCATTCCACGAGGTCGAAAATAACGAGGATCAGAAAACGCCCGGATACCCCGATGGCCCAATCGCCATCTATAGCGACAATGTGTATTTGTACCTCGAGCCCACTGCCGAGGAAGCGTCTCGCTTTGACGTGGTGATCAATGTCGCTCGTGAGGTTGTGAACCCGTTCAAGCCTTACGCTAGCAGAAAGGACTCTGCGGCTTCGGATGGCCAAACAATGTCTCCCGTGGAGCCAGATACGGCGGTAACAAACTCGAGCTTTGCGACCGCCTTTGAGTATTTCCCAGAGGGAAGCTCAGCTGACACGCCTACGACCCCCAAGGCCCAGTCTTTCAAGGAGCCAGAGTATATTCACATTCCCTGGGATCACAACACCGATATTGGCAAGGATCTCATGGGGCTCTGCGAAACAATCGAAAGGCGGACAaaggacggcaagaaggTTTTGGTCCACTGCCAGCAGGGTGCCAGCAGATCTGCCAGCTTGATCATTGCCTACGGGCTGTATCAAAATCCCGACCTGACCGTCAACGATGCTTACTACGCGGCCCAGGCGAAGAGCAGGTGGATCAGCCCCAATATGAGGCTGATGTACTGCTTGCAAGATTTCCAGAAAGAAGTCTCGTCGAGGAAGAGATTGGCTGTCCCGAGTGCTGGCTTGAAGTCGCGATCCGGGAGGAGCCCATTGCACAGGGCGACGTTATCCGCAGATCACATCGAGGCACCGCCCAAGGAGCCTCTCACCGCACCACTACCAAGCGAAGACCCAGCCTCGAGATCTGGGAGCCCTGAACGAAGCCCCAGCAGGGCAAGGGGCAACTCAACGCCAAATAGAGGTGAACCCATTTCGCCTGGCCCATCATCCGCGCCTTCCAGCTTTTCCTGGACCGAAAAAGAGGACGAGTCCGATCCTGGAAAGTTTGGCCGTTTTAATATCGATTCGTTCCTCGTCCCTTCGCAGTTGGATTCCGGGTTTGCTTCTTCGGACAGCTCATTCGCGAGACCACCGCCATCTCCAGGGTTTGTGCCTCCTACTATCTCCAGAGAGCCACCCTCTCCTGGCTTTGGCGGTTCCTTTACCTTGagcaagccaccaccatcaccaggTTTTGGGTCGTTCTCTCTGTCAagaccaccgccatcacccgGCTTTGGCTCATTTGCCGAGCCGCCGAAATCCCCCGGCTTTGCGCCTCCCAGCTTTGCATCTCTTACCATCTCAAAGCCTCCAGCATCGCAAAACTTGGCACCGCTCGATCTTTCGAGACCTCCCATGTCTCCAGGattcccaccaccagacCCCTTTGCCAGGCCGCCAGCCTCACCAGGCTTCGGCGCGCATAGATTTGGGGCCTCAGACGGCACCTTTGGATTTGCGCCGATGACCTTtgctccgccgccgtcacaGCCGGAGAAGATAAAGTCTGAAAACAATTTCAAGCTCGCCCCGATGACATTTGCGCCGCCTCCCaagacggtggagaggaagaaatcGGAAGCTACTCTTGCACCGATCAATCTCACCCCGCCGCCCAAgaagctggaaaagaagTCATCACAAATCAGCCTCGCACCGTTGAAGCTGTCTCCAGCACCGAAAACcctcgagaagaagaggtcTATGGGCACGTTTGGCTTCGCGCCCCTGAATATCGCTCCTGTTGTGCCGCCGCCCGTTCCGCCCAGGGACAATATTCTTGCCATGCGAGGCTTTCCACCGAATGCTAGCGACCCAACCCTCTCGCCTAGGGCCGAGGTGATGACGAATAACCCTCTTCATCAGGCTCTTGCCGTGGCAGCGGCGCAGTTTGCGGAGGTggttcaagctcctcctaCGCCCGCCGACGAGGCACTGGGGCTTTTTTCGCCGAGGGAGACGATGTTTCCACGGGATCCgttttttccttttgggaGGCCGATGCAAAATGAGGATCCCAGGAGTCCGCCGACGTTGGGGGAGACGCCTATTGTGAGGAGTATCGACGAGATgatttga